A genomic window from Thiomonas arsenitoxydans includes:
- the glgX gene encoding glycogen debranching protein GlgX translates to MSAQRRRAKHPVKSPPLGLQAARVATLGAQLQSDGVHFALAAPHAQAVELCLFAPDGQTEVARLPMPTLHDGIWQGVLAAESGGVEGLIYGWRVHGPWSPKEGHRFNPAKLLLDPCAREVVGRYDGSDVHLGHDPAHPDRPDPRDNAATALKARVVADLPPLAQPRPVIDPAQRVIYELHVKGFTAQHPDVPPALRGSYAGLAHPASLAYLKALGVTTVSLLPIAFRADEARLLQMGLSNYWGYTPIAWAAPETRLWSGAEGSTPRSEFRALVEALHAAGLEVILDVVYNHTAELDPHSGPTLSMRSIDNALYYHRNPQEPERTLDWTGCGNSVNLNEPLVLRVALDSLRRWVSEFGVDGFRFDLASTLARGTARVQYDFQPDGAFLSAVAQDPLLCNCLLVAEPWDLGLGGYRLGGFPPGWLEWNDRFRDTQRGFWLQHQNAPGEFATRLAGSSDVFNPALRGAHSSVNFITAHDGFTLRDLVSYAHRHNQANGEDNRDGHGHNLSINNGVEGPTQSADILAARARQSRALLAVLLLALGTPMLLAGDELGHTQRGNNNAYCQDNPISWIDWAQADASLLDFVRGALALRRSLPLLQNHAWWAPVATASQPGAVWYRADGHPMEQADWTLDDHGALMVLLCAAKTPLQGVAPQQVLILINAEGQEAAFTLRPGAWLLRLSTDNGFVALPGDNEAQDKAQRLQSQQTLPPTSLWIATLEGAAPHTPGDL, encoded by the coding sequence ATGAGCGCGCAACGCCGCCGGGCAAAACACCCCGTCAAATCGCCCCCCCTCGGGCTGCAAGCCGCACGGGTTGCGACCCTGGGCGCGCAACTGCAGTCCGACGGCGTGCACTTCGCCTTGGCGGCACCGCATGCGCAGGCGGTGGAGCTGTGCCTGTTCGCCCCGGACGGGCAGACCGAAGTCGCCCGCCTGCCCATGCCCACGTTGCATGATGGCATCTGGCAAGGCGTACTGGCCGCAGAATCCGGCGGCGTCGAAGGGCTGATCTACGGCTGGCGGGTGCACGGCCCCTGGTCGCCCAAAGAAGGCCACCGCTTCAACCCAGCCAAGCTGCTGCTCGACCCTTGCGCCCGCGAAGTCGTCGGCCGCTACGACGGCAGCGACGTGCACCTCGGCCACGATCCGGCCCACCCCGACCGTCCCGACCCGCGCGACAACGCCGCCACCGCACTCAAGGCCCGCGTGGTCGCCGACTTGCCCCCTTTGGCCCAGCCCCGCCCCGTCATCGACCCGGCGCAGCGGGTGATTTACGAATTGCACGTCAAGGGTTTCACCGCGCAGCACCCCGACGTGCCCCCCGCCCTGCGCGGCAGCTACGCCGGGCTGGCGCATCCGGCCAGCCTCGCCTACCTCAAGGCACTGGGCGTCACCACGGTCAGCCTGCTGCCCATCGCCTTTCGCGCCGACGAAGCCCGGCTGCTGCAGATGGGCCTGAGCAATTACTGGGGCTACACCCCCATTGCCTGGGCCGCGCCCGAAACCCGGCTGTGGAGCGGCGCCGAGGGCAGCACGCCGCGCAGCGAATTCCGCGCCCTGGTCGAAGCCCTGCACGCCGCCGGGCTGGAGGTGATTCTCGACGTGGTCTACAACCACACCGCCGAGCTCGACCCGCACAGCGGCCCCACCCTGTCGATGCGCAGCATCGACAACGCGCTCTACTACCACCGCAACCCGCAAGAGCCCGAGCGCACGCTCGACTGGACGGGCTGCGGCAACAGTGTCAACCTCAACGAGCCTCTGGTGCTGCGCGTGGCCCTGGACAGCCTGCGCCGCTGGGTGAGCGAGTTTGGCGTGGACGGCTTTCGCTTCGATCTGGCCAGCACCCTGGCGCGCGGCACGGCGCGGGTGCAATACGACTTCCAGCCCGACGGCGCTTTTCTCAGCGCGGTGGCGCAAGACCCGCTGCTGTGCAACTGCCTGCTCGTCGCCGAGCCCTGGGATCTGGGGCTGGGTGGTTACCGCCTGGGCGGCTTTCCGCCCGGCTGGCTGGAGTGGAACGACCGCTTCCGCGACACCCAGCGCGGCTTCTGGCTGCAGCATCAAAACGCGCCGGGCGAGTTCGCCACCCGGCTGGCGGGGTCGAGCGATGTGTTCAACCCCGCACTGCGCGGGGCGCACAGCAGCGTGAACTTCATCACCGCGCACGACGGCTTCACCCTGCGCGATCTGGTCAGCTACGCCCACCGCCACAACCAGGCCAACGGCGAAGACAACCGCGACGGCCACGGCCACAACCTCAGCATCAACAACGGCGTCGAAGGGCCCACGCAATCGGCCGACATCCTCGCCGCCCGCGCCCGGCAAAGCCGCGCCCTGCTGGCGGTGCTGCTGCTCGCACTCGGTACGCCCATGCTGCTGGCGGGCGACGAACTCGGCCACACCCAGCGCGGCAACAACAACGCTTACTGCCAGGACAATCCGATCTCCTGGATCGACTGGGCGCAGGCCGATGCGTCTCTGCTCGACTTCGTGCGCGGCGCGCTGGCCTTGCGGCGCAGCCTCCCGCTGCTGCAAAACCACGCCTGGTGGGCCCCGGTGGCCACCGCATCCCAGCCCGGCGCGGTGTGGTACCGGGCCGACGGCCACCCGATGGAACAGGCCGACTGGACGCTCGACGACCACGGCGCGCTCATGGTGCTGTTGTGTGCTGCAAAGACACCTTTGCAGGGCGTGGCCCCGCAGCAGGTTCTGATTCTGATCAATGCCGAGGGACAAGAAGCCGCTTTCACCCTCAGGCCGGGGGCGTGGCTGCTTAGACTGTCCACAGACAATGGTTTTGTCGCTTTGCCCGGCGACAATGAGGCTCAGGACAAAGCCCAGCGGCTGCAATCTCAGCAAACGCTGCCGCCCACCAGCCTGTGGATCGCCACGCTGGAGGGCGCCGCGCCGCACACCCCAGGAGACCTTTGA
- the glgA gene encoding glycogen synthase GlgA — protein MRVLQVSAEIFPLLKTGGLADIAGALPAALATAGCDTRVLLPGFPAIRAGLASGETIGQFALPWGETVGVLFGTLPAVPGAEGRPVHAYVLDAPSLYNRPGNPYEDAQRRPYADNHRRFAALGWAAARLARGLDAAWAPHLVHGHDWHAGLTAACLKFSAGKPVPCIYTVHNLAYQGIFPADVMGDLGLPSAAFQVDGLEFHGQVSFMKAGLFYADKITTVSPSYAREIQTPEQGFGLDGLLRTRRNDLSGILNAVDAAVWNPATDAHIPRHYSAESLAGKSRCKAALQEETGLTLSKDTPLFTVVSRLTEQKGLNLVLAAIDTLVEGGGQLLVLGSGDHELETAFSHAAQRHAGSVALRVGYDEAFAHRIFSGSDITLVPSRFEPCGLTQMYGLLYGSLPLVRAVGGLADTVVDADLATLDDGTATGIVFANFSEADYRHAVRRALALYRQPRAWSRVRQTGMHQDFSWTQAARQYRVVYQAALPNFSHALP, from the coding sequence TTGCGCGTGCTGCAGGTCAGTGCCGAAATCTTCCCCCTGCTCAAGACCGGCGGCCTGGCCGATATCGCCGGCGCCCTGCCCGCGGCGCTGGCCACGGCCGGTTGCGACACGCGCGTGCTGCTGCCCGGTTTTCCCGCCATCCGCGCCGGTCTGGCGAGCGGCGAAACGATCGGCCAGTTCGCCCTGCCCTGGGGCGAGACCGTCGGCGTGCTGTTCGGCACGCTTCCCGCCGTGCCAGGCGCCGAGGGCCGCCCGGTACACGCCTATGTGCTCGACGCGCCCAGCCTATACAACCGCCCGGGCAATCCCTACGAAGACGCGCAGCGCCGTCCCTACGCCGACAATCATCGGCGTTTCGCCGCGCTGGGCTGGGCGGCAGCGCGGCTCGCGCGCGGCCTTGACGCCGCCTGGGCGCCGCACCTCGTGCACGGCCACGACTGGCATGCCGGCCTGACGGCAGCCTGCCTGAAATTCAGCGCGGGCAAGCCGGTGCCATGTATCTATACCGTGCACAACCTGGCCTACCAGGGCATTTTTCCGGCAGACGTGATGGGCGATCTCGGCCTGCCTTCCGCCGCGTTTCAAGTCGATGGTCTGGAATTTCATGGCCAGGTCTCGTTCATGAAGGCCGGTCTGTTTTACGCCGACAAGATCACCACGGTCAGCCCCAGCTATGCGCGCGAAATCCAGACGCCCGAACAGGGCTTCGGCCTCGATGGGCTGCTGCGCACCCGGCGCAACGACCTCAGCGGCATTCTCAACGCGGTCGATGCGGCCGTGTGGAATCCCGCGACCGACGCCCACATTCCGCGACACTACAGCGCCGAAAGTCTCGCGGGCAAGTCGCGCTGCAAAGCCGCCTTGCAAGAAGAAACCGGTCTGACTCTCAGCAAAGACACGCCCCTGTTCACCGTGGTCAGCCGCCTGACCGAGCAGAAGGGCCTCAACCTCGTACTCGCCGCCATCGACACCCTGGTTGAAGGCGGCGGGCAGTTGCTGGTCTTGGGTAGCGGCGACCACGAACTGGAAACGGCCTTCAGCCATGCGGCACAGCGTCATGCGGGCAGCGTGGCCCTGCGCGTTGGCTACGACGAAGCCTTTGCCCACCGCATTTTTTCCGGCAGCGATATCACCCTCGTGCCGTCCCGATTCGAGCCCTGCGGCCTCACCCAGATGTACGGCCTGCTCTACGGCAGCCTGCCGCTGGTGCGCGCCGTGGGCGGTCTGGCCGACACCGTGGTCGACGCCGATCTCGCCACCCTCGACGACGGCACGGCCACGGGCATTGTTTTTGCAAACTTTTCCGAAGCGGATTACCGCCACGCGGTGCGGCGTGCGCTGGCCCTCTATCGCCAGCCGCGCGCCTGGTCGCGGGTGCGGCAAACCGGCATGCATCAAGACTTCAGCTGGACGCAGGCGGCCCGACAATACCGTGTGGTCTACCAGGCTGCCCTCCCGAATTTTTCCCACGCTCTCCCATGA
- the glgB gene encoding 1,4-alpha-glucan branching protein GlgB: MLTEHDIADLAAGHHADPFGVLGMHLRGATLWVNAVLPGALGVEVIERTSGESVAALERQHETAVFSARMGHRRKPFDYVLRVTWPPLQPGDPNWVTDLEDPYRFPQVLGETDAWLLAEGTHLRPYECLGAHPGEMLGVAGTRFAVWAPNARRVSVIGDFNGWDGRRHPMRLRRECGVWEIFLPGVSQGALYKFEILTQHGELLQKADPMAFRAELRPNTASIVQGLPPLHPIRPGMAQANGFEAPISIYEVHLGSWRKVEGWRWLSYRELAETLVPYARDLGFTHLELLPVSEHPFDGSWGYQPISLYAPTARFGTPEDFQFLVDAAHEAGLGVILDWVPAHFPSDPHGLANFDGTHLYEYADPKEGFHHDWNTLIYNFGRTEVRNYLVANALYWLERFNIDGLRVDAVASMLYRDYSRPAGQWVPNKFGGRENLEAIDFLRRMNHTVGVQRPGAITLAEESTAFPGVSRPPSDDLQSGGLGFHYKWNMGWMHDSLSYIRRDPVHRKYHHNELTFSMMYAYDENFVLPLSHDEVVHGKGSLLAKMPGDRWQQFANLRAYLGYMFSHPGKKLLFMGDEFAQASEWQSDYSLDWDALLHAPNQGVQRLVRDLNLTYRAHPALHQLDHHPGGFAWITYDDASQSVLAYERGASEGSRFVVLCNFTPTPRHDYRIGVPQGGRWEALINTDDAVYDGSGLSLALREAEAQPSHGRPFSLQLTLPPLACVILRPAA; the protein is encoded by the coding sequence ATGCTGACCGAACACGACATCGCCGACCTCGCCGCAGGCCACCACGCCGACCCTTTTGGCGTGCTCGGCATGCATTTGCGCGGCGCCACGCTGTGGGTGAATGCCGTACTGCCCGGCGCGCTGGGCGTGGAGGTGATCGAGCGCACCAGCGGCGAATCGGTCGCCGCGCTGGAGCGGCAGCACGAGACCGCGGTATTCAGCGCCCGCATGGGCCACCGCCGCAAGCCCTTCGACTATGTGCTGCGGGTGACCTGGCCGCCCTTGCAGCCGGGCGATCCGAACTGGGTGACCGACCTCGAAGACCCCTACCGCTTTCCGCAAGTGCTGGGCGAGACCGACGCCTGGCTGCTGGCCGAAGGCACCCATCTGCGTCCCTACGAATGTCTGGGCGCGCATCCGGGCGAGATGCTCGGCGTGGCTGGCACACGCTTTGCGGTGTGGGCGCCCAACGCGCGGCGCGTTTCGGTGATCGGCGATTTCAACGGCTGGGACGGCCGCCGCCACCCCATGCGGCTGCGGCGCGAATGCGGCGTGTGGGAAATCTTCCTCCCCGGCGTGAGCCAGGGCGCGCTTTACAAATTCGAGATCCTCACCCAGCACGGCGAACTGCTGCAAAAGGCCGATCCGATGGCCTTCCGCGCCGAACTGCGACCCAACACCGCCAGCATCGTGCAGGGCCTGCCGCCCCTGCACCCCATCCGCCCCGGCATGGCGCAGGCCAATGGCTTCGAGGCACCCATCAGCATTTACGAGGTGCATCTGGGCTCGTGGCGCAAGGTGGAGGGCTGGCGCTGGCTGAGCTACCGCGAACTGGCCGAAACCCTGGTGCCCTATGCCCGCGACCTGGGCTTCACCCATCTGGAGCTGCTGCCGGTCAGCGAACATCCCTTCGACGGCTCCTGGGGCTATCAGCCCATCAGCCTGTATGCGCCCACCGCGCGCTTCGGCACGCCCGAAGACTTTCAGTTTTTGGTCGATGCCGCGCACGAAGCCGGACTGGGCGTGATTCTCGACTGGGTGCCGGCACACTTTCCATCCGACCCGCATGGCCTGGCCAACTTCGACGGCACACATCTGTACGAATACGCCGACCCGAAAGAGGGCTTCCACCACGACTGGAACACCCTGATCTACAACTTCGGCCGCACCGAAGTACGCAACTATCTGGTGGCCAACGCCCTGTACTGGCTGGAGCGCTTCAACATCGACGGCCTGCGCGTGGACGCCGTAGCCTCCATGCTCTACCGCGACTACAGCCGCCCGGCCGGTCAGTGGGTGCCCAACAAGTTCGGCGGACGTGAGAACCTCGAAGCCATCGACTTTCTGCGCCGCATGAACCACACCGTCGGCGTGCAGCGGCCGGGCGCCATAACCCTCGCGGAAGAGTCCACCGCCTTTCCCGGCGTCAGCCGCCCGCCGAGCGACGACCTGCAAAGCGGCGGCCTGGGCTTTCACTACAAGTGGAATATGGGCTGGATGCACGACAGCCTGAGCTACATCCGCCGAGACCCGGTGCACCGCAAGTACCACCACAACGAGCTGACCTTCAGCATGATGTACGCCTATGACGAGAACTTCGTGCTGCCGCTCTCGCACGACGAAGTGGTGCATGGCAAAGGCTCGCTGCTCGCCAAGATGCCCGGCGACCGCTGGCAACAGTTCGCCAACCTGCGCGCCTATCTCGGCTATATGTTCAGTCATCCTGGCAAGAAGCTGCTGTTCATGGGCGACGAATTCGCGCAGGCTTCGGAATGGCAGTCCGACTACAGCCTCGACTGGGACGCGCTGCTGCACGCGCCCAACCAGGGCGTGCAACGTCTGGTGCGCGACCTCAACCTCACCTACCGCGCCCACCCGGCGCTGCATCAGCTCGACCATCACCCGGGCGGCTTCGCCTGGATCACCTATGACGACGCTTCGCAATCGGTGCTGGCCTACGAGCGCGGTGCCAGCGAGGGCAGCCGCTTCGTCGTGCTGTGCAACTTCACCCCCACCCCGCGTCACGACTACCGCATCGGCGTGCCGCAAGGCGGGCGCTGGGAGGCGCTGATCAATACCGACGATGCCGTGTACGACGGCTCCGGCCTGTCGCTGGCCCTGCGCGAAGCCGAGGCCCAGCCCTCGCATGGCCGCCCGTTCTCGCTGCAACTCACCCTGCCGCCGCTGGCTTGCGTCATTCTGCGGCCCGCCGCCTGA
- the malQ gene encoding 4-alpha-glucanotransferase yields MTPTPRFPRSSGVLLHLTSLPSPHGSGDLGPAAYHFIDWLHAAGQSVWQFLPLGGIGLGGSPYMSSSAFAGNVLLIDLTELHRRGWLEADDLVAQEGLSDERVQFDRVIPYRMERLRRAAARFETTATPQERADLAAFQTKHAVWLNDYALFMALSEHYGERLWNTWDAALAQRQPEALQQARARHAERVAFWTFAQWCFFRQWAALRAYAHDKGVRLMGDMPIFISLNSADVWARPDLFQLDASGNPTVVAGVPPDYFSATGQRWGNPHYRWAAHEAEGFAWWIARLRATFELVDWVRVDHFRGFESCWEIPADEPTAIGGRWVQTPGVALFEAVSKALGPLPIIAEDLGVITPEVTALRQRFGFPGMRILHFAWGQNDGGDNAYLPHNYTHDTVVYPGTHDNDTSQGWWATAPEAVRHHLREYLACDGGDIAWTLIRAASASVADIALFALQDVLRLDGTQRMNTPGTAQGNWTWRFTWDQVQPGHAAGLLRFGQLYNRLPA; encoded by the coding sequence ATGACGCCCACCCCCCGTTTTCCCCGCTCCAGCGGCGTGCTGCTGCACCTCACCAGTCTGCCCAGCCCGCACGGCAGCGGCGATCTCGGGCCCGCGGCCTACCACTTCATCGACTGGCTGCATGCCGCCGGACAATCGGTCTGGCAATTCCTGCCGCTGGGCGGCATCGGCCTGGGCGGCTCGCCCTATATGAGCAGTTCGGCCTTCGCCGGCAATGTGCTGCTGATCGACCTCACCGAGCTGCACCGGCGCGGCTGGCTGGAAGCCGACGATCTCGTCGCGCAAGAGGGACTGTCGGACGAGCGCGTGCAGTTCGACCGCGTCATCCCGTATCGCATGGAACGTCTGCGCCGGGCCGCAGCGCGGTTCGAGACGACCGCCACGCCGCAGGAGCGCGCCGACCTGGCCGCCTTCCAAACCAAGCACGCCGTCTGGCTCAACGACTACGCGTTGTTCATGGCGCTGTCCGAGCACTACGGCGAGCGCTTGTGGAACACCTGGGACGCCGCGCTGGCGCAACGTCAGCCCGAAGCGCTGCAGCAAGCACGGGCGCGGCACGCCGAGCGCGTCGCCTTCTGGACCTTCGCCCAATGGTGCTTTTTCCGCCAATGGGCCGCGCTGCGCGCCTACGCCCACGACAAAGGCGTGCGGCTGATGGGCGACATGCCGATTTTCATTTCGCTCAACAGCGCCGATGTATGGGCCCGGCCCGACCTGTTCCAGCTCGACGCCAGCGGCAACCCCACCGTTGTGGCCGGGGTGCCGCCCGACTATTTTTCCGCCACCGGCCAGCGCTGGGGCAACCCGCATTACCGCTGGGCGGCGCACGAGGCCGAAGGGTTTGCCTGGTGGATCGCGCGGCTGCGCGCCACCTTCGAGCTGGTGGACTGGGTGCGCGTCGATCATTTCCGCGGTTTCGAGAGCTGCTGGGAAATCCCCGCCGACGAGCCCACGGCCATCGGCGGCCGCTGGGTGCAGACGCCGGGCGTGGCGCTGTTCGAGGCGGTGTCCAAAGCGCTCGGGCCCCTGCCCATCATTGCCGAAGATCTGGGCGTCATCACCCCCGAAGTCACCGCCCTGCGCCAGCGCTTCGGCTTTCCCGGCATGCGCATCCTGCACTTCGCCTGGGGGCAGAACGATGGCGGCGACAACGCCTACCTGCCGCACAACTACACCCACGACACCGTGGTCTATCCCGGCACCCACGACAACGACACCTCGCAGGGCTGGTGGGCGACTGCGCCTGAAGCGGTGCGCCACCATCTGCGCGAATACCTCGCCTGCGACGGCGGCGACATCGCCTGGACGCTGATCCGCGCCGCCAGCGCCAGCGTGGCCGACATCGCCCTGTTCGCCTTGCAGGACGTGCTGCGTCTGGATGGCACGCAGCGCATGAACACACCGGGCACGGCGCAAGGCAACTGGACCTGGCGCTTCACCTGGGATCAGGTACAACCGGGGCATGCAGCTGGCCTGCTGCGTTTCGGCCAGCTCTACAACCGTCTCCCCGCCTGA
- a CDS encoding alpha-D-glucose phosphate-specific phosphoglucomutase → MKLVTRPATPFEGQRPGTSGLRKKVSVFQQPGYLENFVQALFNVLGDASGKTLVVGGDGRYYNRIAIQTILRMAAAQGYARVLVGQGGLLSTPAMSAVIRRRAASGGIVLSASHNPGGPQGDFGIKYNIANGGPAPESVTEAIYLRSREVYEIRTVDSPDLPLDALGTHTLLGTQIEIIDPVADYCAVQRELFDFDAIRALFARGFRLRLDTMWAVGGPYAKALLEGELGAPKGTVVNAEPREDFGDLHPDPNPVNATDLINHMAAADAPDMGAATDGDADRNMIVGRNFVVSPSDSLAVLAAHAKRIPGYASGLAGVARSMPTSTAVDRVAAALGIACYETPTGWKFFGNLLDAGKVTLCGEESYGTGSNHIREKDGLWAVLFWLNLVAVTGKSVEQLVRELWAEHGRCVYSRHDYEGIPTEQADALMRDLRAALPGLPGQVLAGEPVALADDFAYTDPTDGSVSSKQGVRIILQSGSRVVFRLSGTGTEGATLRIYLEHHEPDPARHDLHAQQALAPLIALAEQVARVRHWTGMDTPSVMT, encoded by the coding sequence ATGAAACTCGTCACCCGCCCTGCCACGCCCTTCGAAGGCCAGCGCCCCGGCACGTCAGGGCTGCGCAAAAAAGTCAGCGTGTTCCAGCAACCCGGCTATCTCGAAAACTTTGTGCAGGCCTTGTTCAACGTGCTGGGGGACGCCAGCGGCAAGACCCTGGTCGTGGGCGGCGACGGGCGCTACTACAACCGCATCGCCATCCAGACCATCCTGCGCATGGCGGCGGCGCAGGGCTACGCGCGGGTGCTGGTGGGGCAAGGAGGATTGCTGTCCACCCCGGCGATGAGCGCGGTCATTCGCCGCCGGGCGGCCAGCGGCGGCATCGTGCTGTCGGCCAGCCACAACCCCGGCGGGCCGCAAGGCGACTTCGGCATCAAATACAACATCGCCAACGGCGGCCCCGCGCCCGAGTCGGTCACAGAAGCCATCTACCTGCGTTCGCGCGAGGTGTATGAAATCCGCACGGTGGACAGCCCCGACCTGCCGCTGGACGCTCTCGGCACCCACACCCTGCTGGGCACGCAAATCGAGATCATCGACCCGGTGGCCGACTATTGCGCGGTGCAGCGCGAGCTGTTCGATTTCGACGCCATTCGCGCCCTGTTCGCCCGCGGCTTCCGCCTGCGGCTGGACACCATGTGGGCGGTGGGCGGTCCCTATGCCAAAGCCCTGCTCGAAGGCGAGCTCGGCGCACCCAAGGGCACCGTGGTCAACGCCGAACCGCGCGAAGACTTCGGCGATCTGCACCCCGACCCCAACCCGGTCAACGCCACCGACCTGATCAATCACATGGCCGCGGCCGACGCCCCCGATATGGGCGCCGCCACCGACGGCGACGCCGACCGCAACATGATCGTCGGCCGCAACTTCGTGGTCTCTCCGTCCGACAGCCTCGCCGTGCTGGCGGCGCACGCCAAGCGCATTCCGGGCTATGCCAGCGGGCTGGCCGGTGTGGCGCGCTCCATGCCCACCTCGACCGCGGTCGATCGCGTCGCCGCAGCCCTGGGCATCGCCTGCTACGAGACCCCCACCGGCTGGAAGTTTTTCGGCAACCTGCTCGATGCCGGCAAAGTCACCCTCTGCGGGGAAGAGAGCTATGGCACCGGCTCGAATCACATCCGCGAAAAGGACGGCCTGTGGGCCGTGCTGTTCTGGCTCAATCTCGTCGCGGTTACCGGCAAGTCGGTGGAACAACTGGTGCGCGAACTATGGGCCGAGCATGGCCGCTGCGTGTATTCGCGCCACGATTACGAAGGCATCCCCACCGAACAGGCCGACGCGCTGATGCGCGACTTGCGCGCCGCCCTGCCCGGCCTTCCTGGCCAGGTTCTCGCGGGCGAGCCCGTGGCCCTGGCCGACGACTTCGCCTACACCGACCCCACCGACGGCAGCGTCAGCAGCAAACAAGGCGTGCGCATCATTCTGCAAAGCGGCTCGCGCGTGGTGTTCCGCCTCTCGGGCACGGGCACCGAAGGCGCCACGTTGCGCATCTACCTCGAGCACCACGAGCCCGACCCCGCGCGCCACGACCTGCACGCGCAACAGGCGCTCGCCCCGCTCATCGCCCTGGCCGAGCAGGTGGCCCGGGTGCGCCACTGGACGGGCATGGACACCCCCAGCGTGATGACCTGA
- the glgC gene encoding glucose-1-phosphate adenylyltransferase codes for MNQNSPLSPMNMQDRQMQPHMLVRRSIALVLAGGRGSRLKQLTDKRAKPAVYFGGKFRIIDFALSNCVNSGIRRIGVITQYKSHSLLRHLQRGWSFLRAELNEMVDLLPAQQRVDEEHWYRGTGDAVYQNIDIIQSSKPEYVVILAGDHVYKMDYSIMLQDHATSGAQVTVGCIEVPRSEASAFGVMSIDASRKIVEFIEKPADPPAMPGNEQMSLASMGIYIFNASALYRMLDEDMADPASSHDFGKDIIPKAVRAGLAHAHPFSMSCVQGGQQSQPYWRDVGTLDAFWAANLDLASVTPELNLYDTEWPIWTSQRQLPPAKFVQDHNGSHGKTINMMVSGGCILSGSSVSNSVLFSNVRVHSFCTINECVLLPDVLINRSCRLNKVILDRGCVLPEGMVIGEDPELDAKRFERTPNGVVLVTKKMLRALGETELNEEDDD; via the coding sequence ATGAATCAGAACAGCCCCTTGAGCCCGATGAACATGCAAGATCGCCAGATGCAGCCGCACATGCTGGTGCGCCGCTCCATCGCCCTGGTGCTGGCCGGCGGGCGCGGCTCGCGGCTCAAGCAACTCACCGACAAGCGCGCCAAGCCCGCGGTGTATTTCGGCGGCAAGTTCCGCATCATCGACTTCGCGCTGTCCAACTGCGTCAATTCGGGCATCCGCCGCATCGGCGTGATCACCCAATACAAATCGCACTCGCTGCTGCGCCACCTGCAGCGCGGCTGGAGCTTTTTGCGCGCCGAACTCAACGAAATGGTCGATCTGCTCCCCGCGCAGCAACGGGTGGACGAAGAACACTGGTACCGCGGCACGGGAGATGCGGTCTATCAGAACATCGACATCATCCAGTCGAGCAAGCCCGAATATGTGGTGATTCTGGCCGGCGATCATGTTTACAAGATGGACTACTCCATCATGCTGCAAGACCACGCCACCAGCGGCGCGCAGGTCACCGTGGGCTGCATCGAAGTGCCGCGCAGCGAGGCCAGCGCCTTCGGCGTCATGTCCATCGACGCAAGCCGCAAGATCGTCGAGTTCATCGAAAAACCCGCGGATCCCCCCGCCATGCCCGGCAACGAACAGATGTCGCTGGCCAGCATGGGCATCTACATCTTCAACGCCAGCGCGCTCTACCGCATGCTGGACGAAGACATGGCCGACCCCGCCTCCTCGCACGACTTCGGCAAAGACATCATCCCCAAAGCGGTGCGCGCAGGCCTGGCGCACGCGCATCCCTTTTCCATGTCGTGCGTGCAGGGCGGGCAGCAAAGCCAGCCCTACTGGCGCGACGTCGGCACGCTCGACGCCTTCTGGGCCGCCAACCTCGATCTGGCCTCGGTCACCCCCGAGCTCAACCTCTACGACACCGAATGGCCGATCTGGACCAGCCAGCGCCAGCTTCCTCCGGCCAAGTTCGTGCAAGACCACAACGGCAGCCACGGCAAGACCATCAACATGATGGTCTCGGGCGGGTGCATTCTCTCGGGCTCCTCGGTCAGCAACTCGGTGTTGTTCTCCAATGTGCGGGTGCACTCGTTCTGCACCATCAACGAGTGCGTGCTGTTGCCCGATGTGCTCATCAACCGCTCCTGCCGCCTGAACAAAGTGATACTCGACCGCGGCTGCGTGCTGCCCGAGGGCATGGTGATCGGCGAAGACCCGGAGCTCGACGCCAAACGCTTCGAGCGGACCCCCAATGGCGTGGTGCTGGTGACCAAAAAAATGCTGCGGGCGCTGGGCGAGACCGAGCTGAACGAGGAAGACGATGACTGA